A genomic segment from Geitlerinema sp. PCC 7407 encodes:
- a CDS encoding PAS domain S-box protein has product MLDKNANFPGSLAARPFAKPRRGFWSIANQLRFSFLALVLLSLLPTGGALIYLSSQAQQTLSQELQAQISQGAAAEVNNYLDDLQRKVAYLARVPGLADLPPPVLQSLLKGLTRHNDAYEAIAILDEEGRVVTAISSYMPVMFGSWAHTPAFGRALRQQEEHISPVEIDPVTKTPYTLIAVPIRDRKDQVSGVLMAQINLNFLWFVISQTQVGKTGYTYIVDERNKVIAEKGLTPETAELKTISDSALLKSVTSPLADNRLQRYRGLRGKPVFGAIARVRSVNWNVVVELPLTEAYAPVRRMLRLTVSALLLFSALAAAGGFVISRRIVRPLRQLTHAAARIRDGYLETQVSIRGDNELGLLATTFNTMTSQLRELVEAVEVERNFVSAILETAGALVMVLDAQGRIVRFNQACERVSGYAFQEVENRPFWDYCLSEGDRAAVAQQFGALQVGQFPRRYEGVWVTKSGESRFVTWSDGVLLDDEGAIAYVVSTGIDITERKQAEYALEESEERLQAILDNSPAVIYLKDLDNQFLLVNRQFERLFGVQRWAVKGQRDAAVLPEAIAAKLRTYDSQVITWGHPIQGELSLCQGEDLRTYLVSQFPLYDASDALCALCSILTDISDRKQAEDEVRQAKEAAEVALQNFHKAQTQLIQAEKMSSLGQLVAGIAHEINNPVNFIYGNLSHADTYAADLLDLIALYQEHYPEPHPAIRDRSEDIDLPFLLDDLPKILTSMRIGADRIRQIVLSLRNFSRIDEADMKAVDIHEGIDSTLLILQSRLKPQENRPTVKIVREYGALPPVECFPGQLNQVFMNLIANAIDALESVSDPNVNATLYQPRPQISIRTQANSSDSVSICIADNGPGMSPQVQTQLFNPFFTTKPVGKGTGLGLSISYQIIVDKHGGSLRCVSEVGTGTEFWIEIPVHQPETL; this is encoded by the coding sequence ATGCTCGACAAAAACGCAAATTTCCCTGGCTCCTTGGCTGCTCGCCCCTTCGCAAAACCGCGTCGCGGCTTCTGGTCGATCGCGAACCAGCTGCGGTTTAGTTTTTTGGCGCTGGTGCTGCTCAGCTTGCTGCCGACGGGTGGCGCTTTGATCTATTTGAGCTCTCAGGCCCAGCAGACGCTGTCCCAGGAGCTGCAGGCCCAGATCAGCCAAGGAGCAGCGGCGGAGGTCAACAACTACCTTGATGATCTCCAGCGCAAGGTGGCCTATCTGGCGCGGGTGCCGGGTCTGGCGGATTTGCCGCCGCCGGTGTTGCAAAGCTTGCTGAAAGGGCTGACTCGCCACAACGATGCCTACGAGGCGATCGCCATTTTGGATGAGGAAGGGCGAGTGGTGACGGCCATCTCCTCCTACATGCCAGTGATGTTTGGCTCGTGGGCCCATACGCCAGCCTTTGGGCGCGCGCTGCGCCAGCAGGAAGAGCACATTAGCCCCGTCGAAATTGACCCGGTGACCAAAACGCCCTACACGCTGATTGCGGTGCCCATTCGCGATCGCAAGGACCAGGTCAGCGGCGTGCTCATGGCCCAAATCAACCTCAATTTCCTCTGGTTTGTGATTTCCCAAACCCAGGTGGGCAAAACAGGCTACACCTACATCGTGGATGAGCGCAATAAAGTCATCGCGGAAAAAGGCCTGACGCCAGAAACCGCTGAGCTGAAGACGATCTCTGATTCGGCTTTGCTCAAGAGCGTGACTAGTCCTCTAGCCGACAATCGACTCCAGCGCTATCGCGGTCTGCGAGGGAAGCCGGTGTTTGGGGCGATCGCCCGCGTGCGCAGCGTCAACTGGAACGTGGTGGTGGAACTGCCCCTCACCGAGGCCTATGCCCCGGTACGGCGAATGCTGCGCCTGACGGTGAGCGCGCTGCTGCTGTTCAGCGCCCTGGCCGCAGCGGGCGGATTTGTGATCTCGCGGCGCATTGTGCGTCCCCTCCGCCAGCTGACTCACGCGGCTGCCCGCATTCGCGACGGCTACCTGGAGACCCAGGTGAGCATCCGTGGCGACAATGAACTGGGCCTGTTGGCGACCACGTTTAACACCATGACGTCTCAGCTGCGTGAGCTGGTGGAGGCGGTGGAGGTCGAGCGCAACTTTGTCTCGGCCATCCTGGAGACAGCGGGGGCGCTGGTGATGGTGCTGGATGCCCAGGGCCGCATTGTGCGCTTCAATCAGGCCTGTGAACGGGTGAGCGGCTACGCTTTTCAGGAGGTGGAGAACCGGCCGTTCTGGGACTACTGCCTGTCGGAGGGCGATCGCGCGGCGGTCGCCCAGCAGTTTGGGGCGCTCCAGGTGGGGCAGTTTCCCCGCCGCTACGAGGGCGTCTGGGTGACCAAATCGGGGGAATCGCGCTTTGTGACCTGGTCTGACGGTGTGCTGCTCGATGACGAGGGGGCGATCGCCTACGTGGTCAGCACCGGCATCGACATTACCGAGCGCAAGCAGGCCGAGTATGCGCTTGAGGAGAGCGAAGAGCGCCTCCAGGCCATCCTCGACAACTCTCCGGCGGTGATTTATCTCAAGGATCTCGACAACCAGTTTTTGCTGGTCAATCGCCAGTTTGAACGGCTCTTTGGGGTGCAGCGGTGGGCCGTCAAGGGGCAGCGAGACGCCGCCGTGCTGCCGGAGGCGATCGCCGCCAAGCTCCGCACCTACGACTCCCAGGTGATCACCTGGGGCCACCCCATCCAGGGCGAGCTCAGCCTCTGCCAAGGCGAAGATCTGCGCACCTATCTGGTCAGCCAGTTTCCGCTTTATGACGCCAGCGACGCGCTCTGCGCCCTGTGCAGCATTCTCACCGACATCAGCGATCGCAAGCAGGCCGAAGACGAAGTCCGCCAAGCCAAGGAAGCCGCAGAAGTCGCCCTACAGAACTTCCACAAAGCCCAAACCCAGCTGATTCAGGCCGAAAAAATGTCCAGCCTGGGCCAGCTCGTGGCTGGGATTGCCCACGAAATCAACAACCCCGTCAACTTCATCTACGGCAACCTGAGCCACGCTGACACCTACGCCGCCGACTTGCTCGATCTGATTGCCCTTTACCAGGAGCACTACCCTGAGCCTCATCCCGCCATCCGCGATCGCAGCGAAGACATCGACCTGCCCTTTCTCCTCGATGACCTGCCCAAAATCCTCACCTCCATGCGCATCGGTGCCGATCGCATCCGCCAAATTGTCCTGTCGCTGCGCAACTTCTCCCGCATTGACGAAGCCGACATGAAGGCCGTCGACATTCATGAAGGCATCGACAGCACCCTGCTCATTTTGCAAAGCCGCCTCAAACCCCAAGAAAATCGCCCCACCGTCAAAATTGTCCGGGAGTACGGCGCGCTGCCCCCGGTGGAGTGCTTCCCGGGCCAGCTCAACCAAGTCTTTATGAACCTGATTGCCAACGCTATCGATGCCCTCGAGAGCGTCAGCGATCCAAACGTCAACGCCACCCTCTACCAGCCCCGGCCCCAGATCTCCATCCGGACCCAGGCCAACTCCTCCGACAGCGTCAGCATCTGTATTGCTGACAATGGCCCCGGCATGTCTCCCCAGGTTCAAACCCAGCTTTTCAACCCCTTCTTCACCACCAAACCCGTCGGCAAAGGCACCGGTTTGGGCCTCTCCATCAGCTACCAAATTATTGTCGACAAGCACGGCGGCTCCCTCCGCTGTGTCTCGGAGGTGGGAACCGGCACCGAGTTTTGGATTGAGATTCCGGTGCATCAGCCCGAGACGCTCTAA